Proteins encoded within one genomic window of uncultured Draconibacterium sp.:
- a CDS encoding secondary thiamine-phosphate synthase enzyme YjbQ codes for MITQKEITLPTFRRGYHLITRLIEEQLPDLPEKGLLHILVKHTSAGITLNENADPTVRSDFENFMNKMIPENDPVYVHTYEGADDMPAHLKSSVIGAEVTIPITRHRLNLGTWQGIYFGEFRDYGGSRRIVLTVYS; via the coding sequence ATGATCACGCAGAAAGAAATAACACTTCCCACATTTAGGCGCGGCTACCATTTAATTACCCGTTTAATTGAAGAGCAATTGCCGGATTTGCCCGAGAAAGGATTGTTGCATATTTTGGTAAAACATACGTCGGCCGGTATTACACTGAATGAAAATGCCGACCCGACAGTGCGCAGCGATTTTGAGAATTTTATGAATAAAATGATTCCTGAGAATGACCCGGTTTATGTACATACTTACGAGGGAGCTGATGATATGCCGGCACATTTAAAATCGTCGGTGATTGGTGCTGAAGTTACGATACCGATTACCCGCCATCGGTTAAACTTAGGTACCTGGCAAGGGATTTATTTTGGCGAATTTCGCGATTATGGAGGATCACGACGTATAGTGCTGACTGTATATAGTTGA
- a CDS encoding cupin domain-containing protein: MKISVDNYSEEELQEEGVFEWPVRKLGEEKMDWYYEETELCYIVEGEADITTEFELITVRAGDFVTFPKGLECVWDVESEIEMHYSCE; encoded by the coding sequence ATGAAAATTTCTGTTGACAACTATTCTGAAGAAGAATTACAGGAAGAGGGAGTTTTTGAATGGCCTGTTCGTAAACTCGGTGAAGAGAAAATGGATTGGTATTACGAGGAAACAGAGTTGTGTTATATTGTAGAAGGGGAGGCAGATATAACAACTGAGTTTGAGCTAATAACTGTGCGCGCCGGGGATTTTGTCACCTTCCCGAAAGGGCTTGAGTGTGTTTGGGATGTAGAGTCCGAGATAGAAATGCACTATTCCTGTGAATAA